A region of Nostoc sp. 'Peltigera membranacea cyanobiont' N6 DNA encodes the following proteins:
- a CDS encoding shikimate kinase: protein MRSLLQGVNLYLIGMMGVGKTTVGPLLAKHLGYGFIDIDGVIAKATSKSVSQLFAEVGEAGFRQVESDVLSQVCAFTKLTIATGGGIVLRRENWGYLHHGLIVWLDVPVELIYSRLAEDTTRPLLQDADPKGKLRSLLEQRTPLYSQADLHITVQEGETPEDIANRIIEVIPSVLKKPVSHFINGED from the coding sequence GTGAGGAGCTTATTACAAGGAGTCAACCTATACTTAATTGGGATGATGGGCGTTGGTAAGACAACAGTAGGGCCCTTATTGGCAAAGCATCTGGGTTATGGGTTTATAGATATCGATGGTGTCATTGCTAAAGCAACCAGTAAATCTGTCAGTCAGTTATTTGCAGAAGTTGGTGAAGCGGGGTTCCGCCAGGTAGAAAGTGATGTGCTTTCACAAGTTTGTGCTTTTACAAAGTTGACCATAGCGACGGGTGGGGGAATTGTCCTGCGGCGAGAAAATTGGGGTTACTTACACCACGGTTTGATAGTGTGGCTAGATGTGCCAGTTGAACTCATTTACAGCCGTTTAGCTGAAGATACCACTAGACCACTGTTGCAAGATGCTGACCCCAAGGGGAAATTGCGATCGCTCCTCGAACAACGAACACCACTTTACTCTCAAGCCGATTTGCACATCACCGTGCAAGAGGGAGAAACACCCGAAGACATTGCCAACAGAATAATTGAGGTAATTCCTAGCGTACTGAAAAAACCTGTTTCTCATTTCATTAATGGGGAAGATTAA
- the argB gene encoding acetylglutamate kinase, translating to MTVNDSEYIRQTEATRVRVLSEALPYIQQFAGRTVVVKYGGAAMKDSTLKDKVMRDIVFLSCVGLRPIVVHGGGPEINSWLDKLGIEPQFKNGLRVTDAATMDVVEMVLVGRVNKEIVALINQAGGLAVGLCGKDGNLFTARPQGQEGIGFVGEVSNVNIKILETLASNGYIPVVSSVAADETGQAYNINADTVAGEIAAALGAEKLILLTDTSGILKDYKDQSTLIPKVDIREARELIANGIVSGGMIPKVSCCVRSLAQGVRAAHIIDGRIPHALLLEIFTDVGIGTMILGSQFTS from the coding sequence ATGACGGTCAACGATTCTGAATACATCAGGCAAACTGAAGCCACTCGTGTACGTGTATTAAGCGAAGCACTACCTTATATTCAACAATTCGCCGGTCGCACTGTTGTTGTTAAATATGGTGGCGCAGCAATGAAAGATAGCACACTCAAAGACAAAGTGATGCGCGACATTGTATTCTTATCCTGCGTCGGCTTGCGGCCAATCGTAGTTCACGGCGGTGGCCCAGAAATTAACAGTTGGTTAGATAAGCTGGGCATCGAACCACAGTTTAAAAATGGTCTGCGAGTCACTGATGCCGCCACAATGGATGTGGTGGAAATGGTTTTAGTTGGTCGAGTTAACAAAGAAATTGTCGCCTTGATTAACCAAGCTGGTGGATTAGCTGTAGGGCTTTGCGGTAAAGACGGTAATCTATTTACAGCCCGTCCTCAAGGTCAAGAAGGCATCGGTTTTGTGGGAGAAGTCAGCAATGTTAACATCAAGATTTTAGAAACCCTCGCTAGCAATGGCTATATTCCGGTAGTGTCCAGCGTCGCCGCAGACGAGACAGGGCAAGCTTATAACATTAATGCCGATACCGTAGCGGGAGAAATCGCTGCTGCATTAGGAGCAGAAAAGTTAATTTTATTGACCGACACTAGTGGAATTTTAAAAGATTACAAAGACCAATCTACTTTGATCCCGAAAGTAGATATCCGCGAAGCCCGCGAGTTGATTGCTAATGGTATAGTCAGTGGTGGGATGATTCCTAAAGTCAGTTGTTGTGTGCGATCGCTTGCTCAAGGAGTCCGTGCAGCACATATAATTGATGGTCGCATTCCTCACGCCCTATTGCTAGAAATATTTACTGATGTTGGGATTGGGACGATGATTCTCGGTTCGCAGTTCACATCATAG
- a CDS encoding tetratricopeptide repeat protein — translation MSAESLEIAKTFYQTGKIAFENGRYREAVENLEKASALLARNSRLGGEVEISLVTAYEAAGRTDDAIALCERLKRHPYLETSKQARQMLYILKAPKLKRPSEWMTQIPDLGKLPDNELKISVPVKPTKSSVQQKPKPTEPEFVDLSQVNTRDNRFIWVALIAIGLTISYLVWLNFSGTPG, via the coding sequence GTGAGTGCAGAAAGTTTAGAAATTGCTAAAACCTTCTACCAGACGGGAAAAATTGCCTTTGAAAATGGGCGATACCGTGAAGCCGTAGAAAATTTAGAAAAGGCCAGCGCCCTTTTAGCTCGAAATTCTCGCCTTGGTGGTGAAGTAGAAATTTCTTTGGTGACAGCTTATGAAGCGGCTGGACGCACGGATGATGCGATCGCTCTTTGCGAAAGACTCAAACGCCATCCATATCTTGAAACCAGCAAACAAGCGCGACAGATGCTTTACATCTTAAAAGCACCAAAGCTGAAAAGACCCAGTGAATGGATGACCCAAATCCCCGATTTGGGCAAACTACCTGATAATGAACTCAAAATTTCTGTACCTGTTAAACCTACTAAATCTTCTGTGCAGCAGAAGCCTAAACCTACGGAGCCAGAATTTGTTGACCTCAGTCAGGTCAATACCAGAGATAATCGCTTTATCTGGGTGGCGCTAATTGCCATTGGTTTAACCATCTCGTACTTGGTTTGGTTGAATTTTTCAGGAACCCCTGGCTGA
- a CDS encoding DUF3153 domain-containing protein, with the protein MVSTSSIFGKIFLWFIRPFSFVFTLNGRNRIKHVFPRRNPILWLVLLTSLLLTGCVKYDVGLNFDNSNSGELVQHIKLGERLTSFSGDSVYEWLNSIERRARQLEGKTQRVSQEEIIVTIPFSSGTELQEKFNEFFNPRANQTSESVQSKSDSELPKIESNVLLEQNYFLLLVRNRLIYDLDLRSLSLIASKGNVLANAGSILDLEFSLKTPWGAKNIQLTETAIEPEKNGNQLLWKLQPGQLNHIEAVFWLPSPLGIGALLIILFVWGGLYLRYNFMPDPRIQFPPKTAAIQEQ; encoded by the coding sequence ATGGTTTCAACTTCTTCAATTTTCGGAAAGATTTTCTTGTGGTTCATCAGACCATTTAGTTTTGTATTCACACTGAATGGTCGAAATCGGATAAAGCACGTCTTTCCCAGGCGAAATCCTATTCTGTGGCTAGTGCTGTTAACATCACTGTTACTGACTGGCTGTGTTAAGTACGATGTGGGGCTGAACTTTGATAATTCAAATAGTGGCGAACTAGTACAGCATATTAAGTTAGGAGAACGGCTAACCAGTTTTAGTGGCGATTCTGTATACGAATGGTTAAACAGTATAGAACGCCGCGCCCGTCAATTAGAAGGTAAAACGCAGCGAGTTTCCCAAGAAGAAATCATCGTTACAATTCCTTTTAGTAGTGGTACGGAATTGCAAGAGAAGTTCAACGAATTTTTTAACCCCCGCGCAAATCAAACTTCTGAGTCTGTGCAGAGCAAATCTGACTCAGAACTGCCGAAAATCGAATCAAATGTCCTTTTGGAACAGAATTATTTTTTACTTTTAGTCCGAAATCGATTGATTTATGATTTGGATTTGCGATCGCTGTCTCTAATTGCCAGCAAAGGTAATGTTCTGGCTAATGCTGGTTCAATTCTCGACTTGGAATTTAGCTTGAAGACTCCTTGGGGAGCCAAAAATATTCAACTAACTGAAACTGCCATTGAACCAGAAAAAAATGGCAATCAACTGCTGTGGAAACTCCAGCCTGGTCAACTTAACCACATAGAAGCGGTTTTCTGGCTTCCCAGTCCTCTTGGTATTGGTGCGTTGTTAATTATCCTGTTTGTCTGGGGAGGATTGTACTTGAGATACAATTTCATGCCAGATCCCAGAATTCAGTTTCCTCCCAAAACAGCAGCTATTCAAGAACAGTAG
- a CDS encoding nuclease A inhibitor family protein → MSGEIGEKLKEASSGLLMMSESDYPFEVVQWEGAAPATQEKILQLTGSQYLPVEVVDLDYLFRNCAFEQEWHNELQKKDVKKFQTLVQTLKDNLRNISVYRVGQINIDAYIIGETKDGDLAGVVTKLVET, encoded by the coding sequence ATGAGCGGTGAGATTGGCGAAAAACTGAAGGAAGCTAGTAGTGGCTTGTTAATGATGAGCGAGTCGGATTACCCTTTCGAGGTTGTTCAGTGGGAAGGTGCTGCACCTGCAACACAGGAGAAGATATTACAGCTAACAGGCTCTCAATACTTGCCAGTAGAAGTAGTAGACTTAGATTATCTCTTTCGTAATTGTGCATTTGAGCAAGAGTGGCACAATGAATTACAGAAAAAAGATGTTAAAAAATTTCAAACACTTGTCCAAACGCTTAAAGATAATCTTAGGAACATCAGCGTTTATCGTGTTGGACAAATAAATATTGACGCTTATATCATAGGAGAAACTAAAGACGGTGACTTAGCTGGAGTAGTAACAAAACTGGTTGAAACCTAG
- a CDS encoding DNA/RNA non-specific endonuclease: MKKTKIFKFLLPFVTVVLFIIGLAQIVPAQSSVSVHLTLGNPSSAGTSSQNNYLLVKPQYVIGYNCGIGRPNWVSWQLNSSWLGSTSRQDTFRADTTLPSGCYQVQSTDFSGSGFDRGHMTPSADRTNSVTNNSATFLMSNMIAQAPDNNQGIWATLEDYARTLVGQGKELYIISGGYGMGGTGSNGTFYTIANGKVQVPNRTWKIIVVLDTPGSGLAGVTTSTRVIAVNIPNTQGVRTANWRNYRVSVDSLESLTGYNFLSQVSTSIQSVIEARVDNL, from the coding sequence GTGAAAAAAACCAAGATTTTCAAGTTTCTACTGCCATTTGTGACGGTGGTTTTATTTATAATTGGGCTGGCACAGATTGTACCAGCGCAGTCATCAGTAAGCGTTCACCTAACACTTGGCAACCCCAGCAGCGCTGGAACTTCTAGCCAAAATAACTACTTGTTGGTAAAACCACAATATGTAATTGGTTACAACTGCGGAATCGGTAGACCAAATTGGGTGTCTTGGCAGTTGAATAGTAGTTGGTTAGGTAGTACATCAAGACAAGATACTTTTCGGGCTGATACAACACTTCCTTCTGGGTGTTATCAAGTTCAATCTACCGATTTTAGTGGAAGTGGGTTCGATCGCGGCCACATGACACCTAGTGCCGATCGGACTAATAGCGTTACAAATAATTCTGCCACCTTTTTAATGAGCAATATGATTGCTCAAGCCCCAGATAACAATCAGGGAATTTGGGCAACCCTAGAGGATTATGCCAGAACTTTAGTAGGACAGGGTAAAGAACTCTACATCATTTCTGGTGGATATGGAATGGGCGGTACTGGTTCTAATGGAACGTTCTATACAATAGCTAATGGAAAGGTTCAAGTCCCTAACAGAACCTGGAAAATTATTGTTGTATTAGATACTCCAGGTTCTGGTCTGGCTGGAGTGACAACCAGCACGAGAGTCATTGCTGTCAATATTCCCAACACCCAAGGGGTACGAACAGCGAATTGGAGAAACTATCGGGTTAGCGTTGACTCATTAGAATCCCTAACTGGATACAATTTTCTCTCACAAGTTTCAACATCTATTCAGTCTGTAATAGAAGCACGAGTCGATAATTTATAA
- a CDS encoding DDE transposase family protein: MNESQTWYIVKHSAGNCEIVPSDKVADENLEILESIEQWGPFSSEGEAIARRVGLIRAGKCQPV; this comes from the coding sequence ATGAATGAATCACAAACTTGGTATATTGTCAAACATTCTGCTGGTAATTGCGAAATCGTCCCCAGCGACAAAGTTGCGGACGAGAATCTAGAGATTCTAGAAAGTATAGAACAGTGGGGGCCTTTTAGTTCCGAAGGAGAAGCGATCGCTCGGCGTGTCGGACTTATTAGGGCTGGAAAGTGCCAACCAGTTTAA
- the ctpC gene encoding carboxyl-terminal processing protease CtpC: MVITKSRLVLGATAVTLSTIAVTSLGIHSRGQALFKASPKELVDEVWQIVQRQYVDGTFNQVDWQAVRKEYLSKSYSNQQEAYKSIREMLKKLQDPYTRFMDPEEFKSMQVDTSGELTGIGITISQDEKTKQLVVIAPIEDTPAFKAGVLAKDVILKINDKSTKGMDTNQAVSLIRGEAGTQVSLTIQRDGQTKQFNIKRARIEIHPVKYSQKSTPAGNLGYIRLNQFSANAGKEMQIAIKDLESKKVAGYILDLRGNPGGLLFSSVDIARMWINKGKIVSTVERQGEAEKEEANGRALTNKPLVVLVDKGSASASEILSGALKDNKRATLVGTQTFGKGLVQSVRPLEDGSGLAVTIAHYYTPNGTDINHKGINPDVKVELTKEQMQELWLHGRDKLATLADPQFAKAVEVIGKKIAAKGTPTAEK, from the coding sequence ATGGTGATTACAAAAAGTAGGCTTGTTTTGGGTGCTACGGCAGTGACACTCTCCACGATCGCAGTTACTAGCCTTGGCATTCACTCGCGAGGTCAGGCTTTATTTAAAGCAAGTCCCAAAGAATTAGTAGATGAAGTTTGGCAAATTGTTCAACGCCAATATGTAGACGGTACTTTTAATCAGGTAGATTGGCAGGCTGTTCGTAAGGAGTATTTAAGCAAGTCCTACAGTAATCAGCAGGAAGCATATAAGTCCATTCGGGAAATGCTGAAAAAGCTACAAGATCCATACACCCGATTTATGGACCCAGAGGAATTTAAGAGTATGCAAGTGGATACCTCTGGAGAACTTACAGGAATCGGGATCACGATTAGTCAGGATGAAAAAACCAAGCAACTGGTTGTAATTGCGCCAATCGAAGATACACCAGCATTTAAAGCTGGTGTTTTGGCAAAAGATGTCATCCTCAAAATCAACGACAAAAGTACCAAGGGGATGGATACGAATCAAGCAGTATCCCTAATTCGAGGTGAAGCAGGAACCCAAGTCAGCCTAACGATTCAGCGCGACGGTCAGACAAAACAATTTAATATCAAACGGGCGCGGATTGAAATTCATCCAGTTAAATATTCCCAAAAGTCAACTCCAGCAGGTAATCTTGGCTACATTCGCTTGAACCAGTTCAGCGCTAATGCTGGTAAAGAAATGCAAATTGCTATCAAGGATTTAGAAAGCAAAAAGGTAGCTGGATATATTCTGGATCTCCGTGGTAATCCGGGTGGCTTACTGTTCTCCAGTGTAGACATTGCCCGAATGTGGATAAATAAAGGTAAGATTGTCTCCACCGTTGAACGCCAAGGAGAGGCAGAAAAAGAAGAGGCGAATGGACGCGCCTTGACGAATAAACCTTTGGTGGTGCTGGTAGATAAAGGTTCAGCCAGTGCGAGTGAAATCCTTTCAGGAGCTTTGAAGGATAACAAGCGTGCTACTTTGGTTGGAACTCAAACCTTTGGTAAGGGATTAGTGCAATCGGTACGTCCCTTGGAAGATGGCTCAGGATTGGCGGTAACAATTGCTCATTACTATACCCCCAACGGTACAGATATTAATCATAAAGGCATTAATCCAGATGTGAAGGTAGAGTTGACCAAAGAGCAGATGCAGGAATTATGGCTGCACGGGCGCGACAAACTTGCTACCCTAGCAGACCCACAATTCGCGAAAGCAGTGGAAGTAATAGGTAAAAAGATTGCTGCAAAGGGCACACCCACAGCAGAAAAATGA
- the ispG gene encoding (E)-4-hydroxy-3-methylbut-2-enyl-diphosphate synthase, translating into MQTLPTVNTSSITSSQPTFDTTIKRRKTRPVKVGNVTIGGGYPVVVQSMINEDTLDIDGSVAGIRRLHEIGCEIVRVTVPSMAHAKALAEIKQKLIKTYQDVPIVADVHHNGLKIAVEVSKHIEKVRINPGLYVFEKPNVNRTEYTKTEFDEIGDKIRETLEPLVVSLRDQGKSMRIGVNHGSLAERMLFTYGDTPEGMVESAIEFIRICESLDFRNLVISMKASRVPVMLAAYRLIAKRMDELGMDYPLHLGVTEAGDGEYGRIKSTAGIATLLADGIGDTIRVSLTEAPEKEIPVCYSILQALGLRKTMVEYVACPSCGRTLFNLEEVLHKVREATKHLTGLDIAVMGCIVNGPGEMADADYGYVGKTPGYISLYRGREEIKKVPEDRGVEELINLIKADERWVEP; encoded by the coding sequence ATGCAAACTCTGCCCACAGTCAACACTTCAAGCATCACATCAAGCCAACCTACCTTTGATACAACTATCAAGCGGCGTAAAACCCGCCCCGTAAAGGTAGGAAATGTCACCATTGGCGGTGGCTATCCCGTTGTGGTGCAGTCAATGATTAACGAAGACACCCTTGATATTGATGGTTCCGTGGCTGGTATTCGTCGTCTGCACGAAATTGGCTGCGAAATTGTCCGTGTCACGGTGCCGAGTATGGCTCATGCTAAAGCTTTAGCAGAAATTAAACAAAAATTAATTAAAACTTACCAAGACGTGCCCATTGTGGCTGATGTCCATCACAACGGACTAAAAATCGCCGTGGAAGTCTCCAAGCACATAGAAAAAGTGCGGATTAATCCGGGGTTATATGTCTTTGAAAAGCCCAACGTCAATCGAACCGAATATACTAAAACCGAATTTGACGAGATTGGCGATAAAATCCGCGAAACCTTAGAACCTCTGGTAGTTTCTTTGCGCGATCAAGGTAAATCGATGCGAATTGGGGTAAATCACGGTTCCCTCGCCGAGAGGATGCTATTTACCTACGGTGACACCCCAGAAGGAATGGTGGAATCTGCCATAGAATTCATCCGCATCTGTGAATCCTTGGATTTCCGCAACTTGGTAATTTCGATGAAAGCTTCACGAGTACCTGTGATGCTAGCCGCCTATCGCCTTATCGCCAAGCGAATGGATGAACTGGGTATGGATTATCCGCTACATTTAGGCGTTACCGAAGCCGGTGATGGCGAATACGGGCGAATTAAATCTACGGCTGGTATTGCTACCTTACTTGCTGATGGCATTGGCGATACAATTCGCGTCTCACTAACAGAAGCACCAGAAAAAGAGATTCCCGTCTGCTACAGCATTCTTCAAGCTTTGGGATTGCGAAAAACGATGGTGGAATACGTAGCTTGTCCTTCTTGTGGACGCACTTTGTTTAACCTAGAAGAAGTTCTGCACAAAGTTCGGGAAGCCACTAAACATCTAACTGGGTTGGACATCGCAGTTATGGGTTGTATTGTCAACGGCCCCGGTGAAATGGCAGATGCCGACTATGGTTATGTTGGCAAAACACCTGGTTACATTTCCTTGTATCGTGGTCGAGAAGAAATTAAAAAAGTCCCAGAAGACAGAGGTGTGGAGGAATTAATTAACCTCATTAAGGCAGATGAACGCTGGGTAGAACCTTAA
- a CDS encoding DUF4214 domain-containing protein yields MFDNPELRIDSSLAQLNNASSSLDNNSLNYLQPDGKGFGSQKLLSLAGETLIHAWQNQTNPTLAIVYAAGSIFKSNFAANAHIAFGEAFNVNKAEALGADILSGNYGVLPNVQFLSNAEMNGALGAYAKSNNTIYLNSVFLTQNSANPTAIGKVLVEESGHFLDVYASPVDSPGDEGEMLADLISGDQLSANQITRIRVEDDSATIVVNSQQIAIEQARIDGYFWGETLIGTNSNDEIYGNGGDDRIEGRNGDDKIWGGSGNDKLWGENGSDRIIGDEGDDEVNGGGNDDYLWGSQGNDKLWGEDGNDELRGDDGNDELRGGNNNDKLWGGNGNDKLWGENDNDELYGESGNDELNGGNNDDRIWGGSGNDKLWGENGSDRLIGDEGDDEVNGGGNDDYLWGSQGNDKLWGEDGNDELRGDDGNDELRGGGNNDKLWGGNGDDKLWGENDNDELYGESGNDELNGGRNDDKIFGGSGNDRLWGESGNDALYGDDGDDILDGYGNGDNERDLLAGWAGKDRFILGNSDNVYYTRNGRNDFAEILSFNRDEDTIQLKSLSNNVSNGSKAYGYRLVTVGSDTEIRVDINDDLIAILRGVTGISLTGKGFAFEGNSPQEIVKQLYRDVFGREADPGGLQISSNQLASGVMTYEQIRQAYAYSPEGKDKINQIYQDVLWRAADQGGLDYYRNNLATGTTLAQIRSSIASSQEAKKFWTIQYYNNTNLDGDAVFAKSVDYNNSNFSQNWGSGSPNNAVNRDNFSARATTKRYFEAGNHQIQTTSDDGVRVWINNQLVIDKWIDQASSSNYGYFNTTGGTFDVTIDYYERTGDANLSFYTYTKVDGSIGDKYRELGGASSNYCK; encoded by the coding sequence ATGTTTGACAATCCTGAACTTCGCATCGATTCCTCTCTCGCCCAATTGAATAATGCATCAAGCTCTCTAGATAATAATTCGCTAAATTATTTACAACCCGATGGGAAAGGATTTGGTTCACAGAAACTTTTGAGCTTGGCAGGTGAGACTCTCATCCACGCATGGCAGAACCAAACTAACCCAACCCTAGCCATAGTTTATGCTGCTGGGAGTATTTTTAAGAGTAACTTTGCTGCTAATGCTCACATTGCCTTTGGAGAAGCCTTTAATGTTAACAAAGCAGAAGCATTAGGTGCTGATATCTTGAGTGGAAATTACGGTGTCTTGCCAAATGTGCAATTTCTCTCTAATGCTGAGATGAATGGTGCTTTGGGTGCATATGCTAAAAGTAACAACACGATTTACCTTAACAGTGTTTTTCTGACGCAGAATTCAGCTAACCCAACTGCTATAGGCAAAGTTCTCGTTGAAGAGTCAGGACACTTCCTAGATGTTTACGCTAGTCCTGTTGACTCCCCCGGCGATGAAGGTGAGATGTTAGCGGATTTGATTTCAGGCGATCAACTAAGCGCAAATCAGATTACTAGGATTCGTGTTGAAGACGATTCAGCAACCATTGTTGTTAATAGCCAACAAATAGCGATCGAGCAAGCAAGAATAGATGGTTATTTTTGGGGTGAAACTTTAATAGGTACTAACTCAAATGATGAAATTTACGGCAATGGTGGAGATGACAGAATTGAAGGTAGGAATGGCGATGACAAGATTTGGGGGGGTTCTGGTAACGACAAACTGTGGGGAGAAAATGGCAGCGATCGCATAATTGGAGATGAAGGAGATGATGAGGTAAACGGCGGTGGAAATGATGATTATCTATGGGGTAGTCAGGGTAATGACAAGCTCTGGGGAGAAGATGGTAATGATGAACTACGTGGTGATGATGGCAATGATGAATTGAGGGGAGGTAATAACAATGACAAACTGTGGGGTGGTAATGGTAACGACAAACTTTGGGGAGAGAACGACAACGACGAATTGTATGGAGAAAGTGGCAATGATGAATTAAATGGTGGTAACAATGATGACAGAATTTGGGGCGGTTCTGGTAACGACAAACTTTGGGGAGAAAATGGTAGCGATCGCCTCATTGGAGATGAAGGAGATGATGAGGTAAACGGCGGTGGAAATGATGATTATCTATGGGGTAGTCAGGGTAATGACAAACTGTGGGGAGAGGATGGTAATGATGAACTACGTGGTGATGATGGCAATGATGAATTGAGGGGAGGCGGTAATAATGACAAACTTTGGGGTGGTAATGGTGATGACAAACTTTGGGGAGAGAACGACAACGATGAACTATATGGAGAAAGTGGCAATGATGAATTAAATGGTGGTAGAAACGATGACAAGATTTTTGGCGGATCGGGGAACGACAGACTTTGGGGTGAAAGTGGCAATGATGCGCTGTATGGTGACGATGGCGATGATATTTTAGATGGCTATGGCAATGGCGATAATGAAAGGGATCTTTTAGCAGGTTGGGCAGGCAAAGATCGATTTATTCTCGGTAACTCTGACAATGTTTACTACACAAGAAATGGACGCAATGATTTTGCTGAAATCTTGTCTTTCAATCGAGATGAAGACACTATTCAGTTGAAAAGTTTATCTAATAATGTCAGCAACGGTAGTAAAGCTTATGGCTATCGTTTAGTTACTGTCGGTTCTGATACTGAGATTCGTGTAGATATCAATGATGACTTGATTGCAATTCTCAGAGGTGTAACAGGTATCAGTTTGACAGGTAAGGGCTTTGCGTTTGAAGGTAATTCTCCCCAAGAAATCGTTAAGCAGTTGTACCGTGACGTTTTTGGACGTGAAGCTGATCCTGGTGGCTTGCAAATATCAAGCAATCAACTTGCCTCTGGAGTCATGACTTATGAACAAATCCGACAGGCTTATGCCTATAGTCCTGAAGGAAAAGATAAGATTAACCAAATTTATCAAGATGTGCTTTGGAGAGCAGCAGATCAGGGTGGACTAGATTACTACAGAAACAACCTAGCAACAGGTACTACACTAGCTCAAATACGCTCAAGTATTGCCAGTAGTCAAGAAGCTAAAAAGTTTTGGACGATTCAATACTATAACAATACTAATCTTGATGGGGATGCTGTTTTCGCTAAAAGTGTAGATTATAACAACAGTAACTTCTCTCAAAATTGGGGTAGTGGCTCTCCAAATAATGCCGTCAATCGAGACAATTTTTCTGCCAGAGCAACAACCAAACGATACTTTGAAGCCGGGAATCATCAAATACAAACTACCTCTGATGATGGTGTTAGAGTTTGGATCAATAATCAACTAGTTATTGATAAATGGATAGATCAAGCATCAAGTAGTAATTATGGCTACTTCAATACTACTGGTGGCACTTTTGATGTCACTATTGATTACTATGAACGTACTGGTGATGCTAATCTAAGTTTTTATACTTACACTAAAGTTGACGGTTCAATCGGAGATAAATATCGTGAACTAGGAGGGGCTTCGAGCAATTACTGCAAATGA
- a CDS encoding PIN domain-containing protein translates to MIGVDTNILVRYLTKDDEQQWEQAVEIIEGGEPCFVANIVLCELVWVLRGKPYEFSRLEISKTIEMMLQCAVFELENPSVVYQALQRFKQGSADFSDYLIGAIAQQSGCTTTATFDRKLRADKGFNLLE, encoded by the coding sequence GTGATTGGAGTTGATACGAATATTTTAGTGCGCTACCTGACAAAAGATGATGAGCAACAATGGGAGCAAGCTGTTGAGATTATCGAAGGGGGAGAGCCGTGTTTTGTTGCGAATATAGTTCTGTGTGAATTAGTTTGGGTTTTGCGCGGTAAGCCTTATGAATTTAGTAGGCTAGAAATCAGTAAGACTATAGAGATGATGTTGCAATGTGCAGTTTTTGAGTTAGAAAATCCCTCTGTAGTTTATCAAGCATTGCAGCGTTTTAAGCAGGGAAGCGCAGATTTTTCTGACTACTTGATTGGGGCGATCGCTCAACAATCTGGTTGTACGACAACAGCAACATTTGACAGAAAGTTGAGAGCCGACAAAGGATTTAATTTGTTGGAGTGA
- a CDS encoding AbrB/MazE/SpoVT family DNA-binding domain-containing protein yields MASATITTKGQVTIPKEIRDYLNLDTGSKVDFVIDENGIVTLIPLNIPVQSLSGSLYRPGMKSATLEEMETAIREGSSDWS; encoded by the coding sequence ATGGCTAGTGCAACCATCACAACAAAAGGACAAGTAACTATCCCTAAAGAAATTAGAGATTACCTCAATTTAGACACAGGTAGCAAGGTTGATTTTGTGATTGATGAAAATGGGATAGTTACACTTATTCCCTTGAATATCCCTGTTCAAAGCTTATCAGGGAGCTTATATCGTCCAGGGATGAAAAGCGCAACTTTAGAGGAAATGGAAACAGCAATTAGAGAAGGTTCAAGTGATTGGAGTTGA
- a CDS encoding DUF2281 domain-containing protein, with translation MNAKQKIIEEIENVPEEIIYEVLDFLLFLKAKEDKEDLEDAKAALREAQEVGTISLGELKRELGL, from the coding sequence ATGAATGCCAAACAGAAAATAATTGAAGAGATAGAAAATGTACCAGAAGAAATTATATATGAGGTTCTGGACTTTTTACTTTTTTTGAAAGCCAAAGAAGATAAAGAAGATTTAGAAGATGCAAAAGCTGCATTAAGAGAAGCACAAGAGGTTGGTACGATTTCCTTAGGTGAACTCAAAAGGGAATTAGGTTTGTGA
- a CDS encoding type II toxin-antitoxin system RelE family toxin — MKKLEGSDNLYRVRLGKYRIIYEIQDGFLLVTVVKVKHRSDVYRL, encoded by the coding sequence GTGAAAAAATTAGAAGGTTCTGATAATTTATATAGAGTCAGATTGGGAAAATATCGAATTATTTACGAAATACAAGATGGTTTCTTATTAGTCACAGTGGTCAAAGTAAAGCATCGTAGTGATGTTTATAGATTGTGA